In Novipirellula artificiosorum, the following proteins share a genomic window:
- the tssK gene encoding type VI secretion system baseplate subunit TssK, which produces MQNEQVAWLEGMFLRPHHMQAAERSLTDLVGNQVALDHGYSYGLRQISFSKEAIANGQFELSECKARLRDGTIIWLSTGEEPDRKDLGKSASIRAKDLSQAFEEDESIDVFLAVPKLRLGRANLLGQRGGEHRYVSRDSDVPDENAGGNEQEIQQRSLNVQCLLGTENLAGFETIPIARIKRSGATEAAPELDADYIPPLLACDAWPELARDYVRAVYDIIGQKIEVLSAQVTSRGIMQGALEAGDISRLLMLHSLNQGFASLRSLAFAGGVHPLIAYTELCRIVGSLSIFRSDRRPGEIPLYDHDDLARIFRWVREEIRSLITEVQEYKYERRDFIGAGRGLEVSLSQKWLGRDWEWYIGVQHQQISAQEIRELLSPKGLDWKLGSSEKVDYMFKFRVPGLMIEETSAPRVLPQGSNWIFYKVKRSGLIWDQLQSQDTPTLGARFNENLIENLDTLQGQKDLHINANNICGIIRLSLFAVPQGQ; this is translated from the coding sequence ATGCAAAACGAGCAGGTCGCATGGCTGGAGGGAATGTTTCTTCGGCCACATCACATGCAGGCTGCTGAGCGTAGCTTGACCGATTTGGTGGGTAACCAAGTCGCGTTGGATCATGGCTACAGTTACGGATTGCGGCAAATCAGTTTTAGCAAAGAAGCGATTGCTAATGGCCAGTTTGAATTGAGCGAGTGCAAGGCGAGGTTACGTGATGGAACCATCATTTGGTTGTCCACCGGAGAGGAACCCGATCGTAAGGACTTAGGAAAATCGGCATCCATCCGAGCCAAGGACCTTTCACAGGCGTTCGAAGAGGACGAGTCGATCGACGTCTTTCTCGCAGTCCCCAAACTGCGTCTTGGGCGTGCGAACCTGCTTGGTCAGCGCGGAGGCGAGCATCGCTATGTATCTCGGGATTCGGACGTGCCGGACGAGAACGCGGGTGGCAATGAGCAGGAGATTCAGCAGCGGTCATTGAATGTGCAATGTTTGCTGGGCACGGAGAACTTAGCGGGTTTCGAGACGATCCCAATCGCGAGAATCAAGCGTAGCGGTGCGACCGAGGCGGCACCGGAATTGGATGCTGATTACATCCCGCCGCTGTTAGCCTGCGACGCTTGGCCCGAACTGGCTCGCGATTACGTTCGAGCGGTTTACGACATCATCGGACAGAAGATCGAGGTACTCAGTGCCCAAGTCACGAGCCGCGGGATCATGCAGGGAGCTTTGGAAGCGGGCGACATTAGTCGCTTGCTGATGCTTCATTCGCTCAATCAAGGCTTTGCTTCTTTGCGATCCTTGGCGTTTGCCGGCGGCGTGCATCCGTTGATTGCTTATACCGAATTGTGTCGGATTGTCGGGTCATTGTCGATTTTCCGAAGTGACCGCCGGCCCGGTGAGATTCCGTTGTACGACCATGACGATTTGGCCCGGATTTTTCGCTGGGTTCGCGAAGAAATTCGATCGCTGATTACCGAGGTGCAGGAATACAAGTACGAACGTCGCGACTTTATCGGTGCGGGCCGCGGCTTGGAGGTTTCCCTGAGTCAAAAGTGGCTCGGACGTGATTGGGAATGGTACATTGGTGTGCAGCACCAACAAATCAGTGCTCAGGAGATCCGCGAGCTGCTGTCGCCAAAAGGATTGGATTGGAAGCTGGGCAGCAGTGAAAAAGTGGACTACATGTTCAAATTTCGTGTTCCTGGTTTGATGATCGAAGAGACCTCTGCACCAAGAGTCTTGCCGCAAGGCAGCAATTGGATCTTCTACAAAGTCAAACGTAGCGGTTTGATTTGGGATCAACTGCAGTCACAGGACACGCCGACATTGGGGGCACGATTCAACGAGAACTTGATTGAGAATCTTGATACGCTGCAAGGTCAAAAGGATTTGCACATCAACGCGAACAACATTTGTGGAATCATCCGTTTGAGTTTGTTTGCCGTTCCGCAGGGTCAGTAG
- a CDS encoding DotU family type IV/VI secretion system protein — protein MSPEFSAAVDPIFTYVLSVMDEIEAGRAPLPEDISVRVRGVIDHAENRLGSRPDWELAKYALVAWVDDLLIEAPWEGRTWWEENRLEFQLFRSGDAFTAFYLQAKKASEFPKKDALEVFYVCVVLGFRGLYGDPSAVEHAEEFGLPRSLDDWARRMAMSIQLGQGRPQLLELGRPGPGAPPLEGKYLVIALGLFFIMLASITAALAYHILWPSP, from the coding sequence ATGTCACCCGAGTTTTCCGCTGCTGTTGATCCGATCTTCACCTATGTTTTGTCCGTCATGGACGAAATCGAGGCCGGTCGTGCTCCGCTGCCCGAGGACATCAGCGTGCGTGTGCGAGGGGTGATCGATCATGCGGAAAATCGACTCGGATCACGACCTGATTGGGAATTGGCGAAGTATGCACTTGTCGCTTGGGTCGATGATCTGCTGATCGAAGCACCTTGGGAGGGGCGCACTTGGTGGGAAGAGAACCGGCTGGAGTTTCAGCTGTTCCGCTCAGGCGATGCGTTCACTGCATTTTACTTGCAGGCTAAGAAGGCGAGCGAGTTTCCCAAGAAGGATGCGTTAGAAGTCTTTTACGTTTGTGTCGTGCTTGGCTTTCGCGGCTTGTACGGTGACCCAAGTGCGGTGGAGCATGCCGAGGAATTCGGGTTACCACGATCGCTTGATGATTGGGCGCGGCGAATGGCGATGTCCATCCAACTTGGCCAAGGCCGTCCGCAGCTATTGGAACTTGGCCGTCCCGGCCCCGGTGCACCGCCACTGGAAGGAAAATACTTAGTGATCGCATTGGGACTGTTTTTTATCATGCTCGCGTCGATCACCGCCGCGCTGGCGTATCATATTCTGTGGCCCTCACCGTGA
- a CDS encoding type VI secretion protein IcmF/TssM N-terminal domain-containing protein, with product MHALRSFIDLILYPFRMLARIPSNVISSPKRMLGLPLPVRVALLLFVSLLTIAIVRWVLYWFMPSRMQGEVFFDGEFFAILLLVFIIPCTVWYTLKLWLEGEPSPYPEIDRVWKEAVKAMGVQSINPSETPIFLVLGPGDVVSATAFMSASNSKFSVHVPSGPGPLHVFANPQSIYVVCTECCCLGHLLSEGGMLAAATGGVPAAAGPAKPAYDPARTLQVGSVTSDPYAEPQLGGDSSDPVTPFSVPGAANLQPPSSGGGGGANDGIRGTMMVGMPGAEGPALQGKPSATPRLAISQSSEASALLAYLCRCIRRVRDPMCPINGVLVTTPFHLLADGTGEAVTQLQTAIKADLATIRGAARVRCSVTHIVDAMEEESGFRELVRRVGTGRAATQRFGKGFGLWNPAKVDQLDAVVKHACGAFEDWSYLLFREEDGLSKRGNRHLYGLLCRIRSNFLPRLTHLIQSSYGLDPGATALSSREPLLFSGCYFVASGQTPDRQAFLASVFRKSREEEEELEWGSEAMNEEQRMQGIVKVLSILNGMLIAAMIALLIFWKLKPT from the coding sequence ATGCATGCCCTTCGAAGCTTTATCGATTTGATCCTCTATCCGTTCCGGATGTTGGCTCGAATCCCCAGCAACGTGATCAGTTCTCCCAAACGGATGCTGGGGCTACCGCTACCAGTGCGCGTCGCACTGCTGCTGTTCGTCAGCTTGTTGACGATCGCAATTGTGCGTTGGGTTTTGTATTGGTTCATGCCCAGCAGGATGCAAGGCGAGGTCTTCTTTGATGGCGAGTTCTTTGCGATTTTGTTGTTGGTCTTCATCATCCCCTGCACGGTTTGGTACACGCTTAAGTTGTGGCTTGAAGGCGAACCGTCACCCTATCCGGAAATCGACCGGGTTTGGAAGGAAGCGGTCAAAGCGATGGGGGTTCAATCCATCAATCCCTCGGAAACTCCGATTTTTCTGGTACTTGGTCCGGGTGATGTGGTTTCCGCCACTGCCTTCATGTCGGCATCGAACTCAAAGTTTTCGGTCCATGTCCCGAGTGGTCCCGGCCCGCTGCATGTGTTTGCAAATCCGCAGAGCATCTATGTGGTTTGTACCGAGTGTTGCTGTTTGGGGCACTTGCTGAGCGAGGGCGGAATGCTGGCTGCTGCGACCGGCGGCGTTCCCGCGGCTGCGGGGCCAGCCAAGCCAGCCTATGATCCTGCTCGAACGCTGCAAGTGGGTTCCGTCACGTCAGATCCCTATGCGGAACCACAGCTTGGCGGAGATTCCTCGGACCCCGTTACGCCGTTCAGCGTTCCTGGGGCCGCGAATTTGCAGCCGCCATCAAGTGGTGGGGGTGGCGGAGCGAACGATGGGATCCGCGGCACGATGATGGTTGGCATGCCCGGTGCCGAAGGACCTGCATTGCAGGGAAAACCGTCCGCAACGCCCCGGTTGGCAATTTCTCAATCGAGTGAGGCTTCGGCCCTCTTGGCTTACCTTTGCCGATGCATCCGTAGAGTTCGAGATCCAATGTGTCCGATCAACGGAGTGTTGGTCACCACGCCATTTCATTTGCTTGCCGACGGAACCGGTGAAGCGGTGACTCAATTACAAACAGCGATCAAAGCAGACTTGGCTACGATCCGTGGCGCCGCACGGGTGCGATGTAGCGTGACGCATATCGTCGACGCAATGGAAGAGGAATCGGGATTCCGAGAACTTGTGCGTCGGGTGGGAACCGGTCGTGCTGCCACGCAGCGCTTCGGAAAAGGATTCGGACTTTGGAATCCGGCGAAAGTGGATCAATTGGATGCCGTCGTGAAGCACGCGTGCGGTGCCTTCGAAGATTGGTCGTACCTGTTGTTTCGAGAGGAGGATGGGCTCAGCAAACGAGGCAACCGGCACTTGTACGGATTGTTGTGCCGAATTCGCTCAAATTTCTTGCCACGACTCACACATCTGATCCAATCCTCCTATGGACTGGATCCAGGGGCGACTGCGCTGTCGAGCCGTGAGCCGCTGTTGTTTAGCGGTTGCTACTTCGTCGCAAGTGGTCAAACGCCGGACCGGCAAGCCTTTCTGGCCAGCGTCTTTCGGAAATCTCGCGAAGAAGAAGAGGAGTTGGAGTGGGGTAGCGAAGCGATGAACGAAGAGCAGCGCATGCAGGGCATTGTCAAGGTGCTCTCGATCTTGAACGGGATGTTGATCGCCGCCATGATTGCCCTGCTCATTTTTTGGAAGCTCAAACCAACGTAA
- a CDS encoding sigma-70 family RNA polymerase sigma factor — MTDPCPHSDEREGKKTVKASASEPVDVASLIEEGQGLVRSIALSVFRSLPVPIELDDLIAYGQLGLVEAAQKFDPTSQARFTTFAYYRIRGQIYDGVSKMTWTSRARLRRMRFQQIADDVLESEQDEASDRPTPEEDAAWIGRVTERLTVVYLASGRDDETNGPSLRNAVSTEQSPSAALASLEMQQKLQKVVTQLPPDAARLIRSIYFDGYTLTEAAQRAGISKSWASRLHAKSLDQLAKSLRRD; from the coding sequence ATGACAGATCCATGCCCCCATTCCGATGAGCGGGAAGGTAAAAAAACGGTAAAGGCTTCGGCTTCCGAACCTGTCGATGTTGCATCCTTGATCGAGGAAGGCCAAGGCCTTGTCCGCTCGATCGCCTTGAGCGTGTTTCGCAGCTTGCCCGTTCCAATCGAACTGGATGATCTGATCGCGTATGGTCAGTTGGGGTTGGTCGAGGCAGCTCAAAAGTTTGACCCAACCTCCCAGGCACGCTTTACCACGTTCGCCTATTACCGCATTCGTGGCCAGATCTACGATGGTGTTTCCAAGATGACGTGGACCAGTCGGGCGCGCTTGCGACGGATGCGGTTTCAGCAGATCGCCGATGACGTGCTGGAAAGCGAACAGGATGAGGCAAGTGATCGGCCGACGCCGGAAGAAGATGCCGCATGGATCGGGCGAGTGACCGAGCGACTAACGGTCGTCTATTTGGCCTCGGGGCGCGATGACGAGACCAATGGACCCTCGTTGCGGAACGCCGTCTCAACGGAACAGTCGCCCAGTGCCGCGCTGGCCAGCTTGGAAATGCAGCAGAAGCTACAGAAGGTCGTCACGCAATTGCCGCCCGATGCGGCTCGATTGATACGAAGCATCTACTTCGACGGCTACACCTTGACCGAAGCTGCACAACGCGCTGGAATCAGCAAGAGCTGGGCCAGCCGGTTGCACGCCAAGAGTCTTGATCAGCTAGCCAAGAGTCTCCGCCGTGATTGA
- the tssA gene encoding type VI secretion system protein TssA — protein MASEPTLDLDRLTAAISEEHPAGTFLRETNRELLQRAKDSRSAAVAVERRQRELEMYSDEDLAMLPDEDRRVESPDWRTVVDCCTEILANHSKDLWVASWLIEANTRLAGFAGLRDGFQLVVQLVEKYWDNISPPPDEEEGYAGTLSQLASLNGVSSQGTLIIPIESIPLLVVNDSPGLSFAAYRQAMKDSDARPSEAEFYSAARKIDPQRLRQSVEEIDESIEAFSQMNRLLASKCGAHDQPAVSPPSSQITAALEQCQRTLRLISRDVVSPDSAEESEPTDDDSESLTQSTATSGRGNVDPVKQQVANREDAFRMLLQASEFFRKTEPHSPVGYMLQKAVRIGRMELPDLLQEMITDEDVLVRFAERTGIDIKRDSEED, from the coding sequence ATGGCATCTGAACCCACACTCGATCTCGATCGTCTCACGGCAGCCATTTCCGAAGAACACCCCGCCGGCACGTTTTTGCGTGAAACCAACCGCGAATTGCTGCAACGTGCCAAGGACAGTCGATCCGCAGCGGTTGCAGTTGAGCGTCGGCAACGTGAGTTGGAGATGTACAGCGATGAGGATCTGGCAATGCTGCCCGATGAGGACCGTCGAGTCGAATCGCCCGATTGGCGAACGGTCGTCGATTGTTGTACAGAGATCCTTGCCAATCACTCAAAGGATCTGTGGGTTGCGTCCTGGCTCATCGAAGCGAACACCCGCTTGGCTGGATTTGCTGGACTTCGCGATGGGTTCCAACTGGTCGTCCAGCTGGTCGAGAAGTACTGGGACAACATTAGCCCGCCGCCGGATGAAGAAGAGGGCTACGCGGGCACGCTTTCCCAGTTGGCGAGTTTAAACGGAGTCAGCAGCCAGGGTACGTTGATCATCCCGATCGAGTCGATACCGCTGCTTGTCGTCAATGATTCTCCGGGGCTCTCGTTTGCAGCCTATCGGCAGGCCATGAAGGATAGCGATGCGCGACCGTCAGAAGCAGAATTCTATTCTGCGGCGCGAAAGATCGATCCACAACGATTGCGTCAATCGGTTGAAGAGATTGACGAGTCCATCGAAGCATTCTCGCAAATGAATCGCTTGTTGGCGAGCAAGTGCGGAGCCCATGATCAACCGGCGGTGTCACCTCCAAGCTCACAGATCACGGCAGCACTGGAGCAGTGTCAACGAACGCTACGTTTGATCTCTCGCGATGTCGTCTCGCCGGACTCGGCGGAGGAATCTGAACCTACGGATGATGATTCCGAATCGCTGACACAATCGACTGCGACATCCGGCCGTGGGAATGTCGATCCCGTGAAACAGCAAGTGGCCAATCGTGAGGACGCTTTTCGCATGCTGTTGCAAGCGAGCGAGTTCTTTCGAAAGACCGAACCGCACTCGCCCGTTGGTTACATGCTGCAAAAAGCCGTGCGGATTGGACGAATGGAGTTGCCTGATTTGCTACAAGAGATGATCACCGACGAGGACGTGCTGGTACGATTTGCTGAACGTACCGGAATCGACATCAAACGGGACTCCGAAGAGGACTAG
- the tssB gene encoding type VI secretion system contractile sheath small subunit: MASESQQTKLSRVRKPRVHITYEVETEGAQIVKELPFVVGVMGDFSGDPTKKLDPLTKRKFIQIDRDNFNDVLKRMTPGLDMRVENTLAEDGSEMSVNLQFEKIEDFEPANVVKQVEPLRKLMETRDKLRDLATKIDRSADLENVLEQVLSNTDQLKQLSGELGGDESE; encoded by the coding sequence ATGGCTTCTGAAAGCCAACAAACGAAGCTCAGTCGAGTAAGAAAGCCTCGAGTCCATATCACCTATGAGGTCGAAACCGAAGGTGCTCAGATTGTCAAGGAACTGCCGTTTGTCGTCGGGGTGATGGGTGACTTTTCTGGCGATCCGACAAAGAAACTTGATCCGTTGACAAAACGCAAGTTCATTCAGATCGATCGCGACAACTTCAACGATGTGCTCAAACGCATGACGCCGGGATTGGACATGCGTGTCGAAAACACGCTCGCCGAAGATGGCAGCGAAATGTCGGTCAATTTGCAATTTGAAAAGATCGAAGACTTTGAGCCAGCCAACGTGGTCAAGCAAGTCGAACCACTACGCAAGTTGATGGAAACGCGTGACAAGCTTCGTGACTTGGCGACCAAGATTGACCGAAGTGCGGATCTTGAAAATGTGCTCGAACAAGTCTTAAGTAACACCGACCAATTGAAGCAACTCTCCGGTGAACTCGGCGGCGACGAGAGTGAGTAG
- the tssC gene encoding type VI secretion system contractile sheath large subunit, with translation MGASKEKAAAAQQQVSESVGESLLETAISATKQTERSRAEELLKTLTSEALKGTVTFDKDVMRSLNAAIAGIDAKLSKQLAAIMHQPKFQQLEGTWRGVHHLVMNSETGEMLKIRALNCSKKELFKDMDRAVEFDQSQLFKKLYEDEFGTPGGAPFGALIGDYQFTNHPEDIDLLSKVSGVAAAAFCPFISAADPTLFGFDDWTEMTKPRDLSRIFDAVEYTKWKSFRESDDSRFCVLTMPRTLARLPYGANTKTIDEFDYEEVQVGAKGESVHVEHDKFCWMNAAYVMGTKLTDAFAKSGFCTAIRGVENGGKVEDLPAYIFKSDDGDMDLKCPTEIAITDRREKELSDLGFLPLCHFKNTDYSVFFGAQTCQKPKLYDRPAATANAAISARLPYIMATSRFSHFLKVIARDKIGSFMEASDCEAWLDRWIHNYVTTDTNPSSEIRARYPLAEAKIQVREIPGKPGSYNAIAWMRPWLQMEELTTSMRMVASIPKMSS, from the coding sequence ATGGGTGCTAGTAAAGAAAAGGCCGCAGCGGCCCAACAACAGGTCTCGGAAAGCGTCGGTGAAAGCTTGCTGGAGACGGCGATTTCGGCAACCAAACAAACCGAGCGTTCGCGAGCCGAAGAACTGCTGAAGACATTGACCAGCGAAGCGCTCAAAGGAACGGTCACCTTTGACAAAGACGTCATGCGTTCGCTCAACGCCGCGATCGCTGGTATCGATGCAAAGCTAAGCAAACAGCTCGCAGCCATCATGCATCAACCCAAGTTTCAGCAACTCGAAGGAACTTGGCGTGGTGTTCATCACTTGGTGATGAATAGCGAAACCGGTGAGATGTTGAAGATTCGCGCGTTGAATTGTTCCAAGAAAGAACTGTTCAAGGACATGGATCGTGCCGTCGAGTTTGACCAAAGCCAACTGTTCAAGAAGCTCTACGAAGATGAATTCGGAACACCCGGGGGTGCCCCCTTTGGTGCGTTGATTGGTGACTATCAGTTTACGAACCATCCCGAAGACATTGATTTGCTTAGCAAGGTCAGTGGTGTCGCGGCTGCCGCTTTCTGTCCGTTTATCTCTGCCGCCGATCCGACGCTATTCGGTTTTGACGACTGGACCGAAATGACCAAGCCTCGCGACCTGTCGCGGATTTTTGATGCGGTCGAATACACGAAGTGGAAAAGTTTCCGCGAGAGCGACGATAGTCGGTTCTGTGTCTTAACGATGCCGCGAACCTTAGCTCGATTGCCCTATGGTGCAAACACCAAAACGATTGATGAGTTTGACTATGAGGAGGTTCAAGTTGGGGCAAAGGGTGAGTCGGTTCACGTTGAGCACGATAAATTTTGCTGGATGAATGCCGCGTATGTGATGGGTACAAAGCTTACCGATGCGTTTGCCAAGAGCGGTTTTTGCACGGCGATTCGCGGAGTCGAAAATGGTGGCAAGGTCGAGGATTTGCCGGCCTACATTTTTAAATCCGATGATGGCGACATGGACCTGAAATGCCCCACCGAAATCGCGATCACCGATCGCCGTGAAAAGGAACTCAGCGATTTGGGATTCTTGCCGTTGTGCCACTTCAAGAATACCGACTATTCCGTTTTCTTTGGTGCGCAAACTTGCCAGAAACCAAAACTATACGATCGCCCCGCAGCGACCGCCAATGCGGCGATCAGTGCGCGATTGCCCTACATCATGGCCACCAGCCGATTTTCGCACTTCTTGAAGGTGATTGCCCGAGACAAGATCGGTTCGTTTATGGAGGCGAGCGATTGCGAAGCGTGGTTGGATCGTTGGATCCACAATTATGTGACAACCGACACGAATCCGTCCTCGGAAATTCGTGCTCGTTACCCGTTGGCCGAGGCAAAGATCCAAGTCCGCGAGATCCCGGGTAAACCGGGGTCGTACAACGCGATTGCGTGGATGAGACCGTGGCTGCAAATGGAGGAGTTGACGACCAGTATGCGGATGGTCGCCAGCATTCCGAAAATGAGCAGCTAA
- the tssC gene encoding type VI secretion system contractile sheath large subunit — protein sequence MLDADPSPKATPGSEQGFASESVADSLLDSVLGRSGGPSSATDAKAKSSTGAPCTLDAFLKSNQVGELLDLWLGPSWRENPRYDSGDAIATRLSADIAAIDTLLGDQVNAILHSPRFQKLEASWRGLAFLVRRGDIESDPLIKIRMLSVSWAELEKDFERSVEFDQSQMFKKVYEDCFGTAGGEPFGLMVGDYEISHRVTAKQRHNDVFVLRSIAGVAASAFCPFLCAAHPDLLDFESFSQLQVTRDHRERLSRPDYLKWNSLRDEEDARFVGVLLPRILMRGPYEDDGSRIDQFVFSEDVRKPDCSGYLWGNPAYAYAAVAMRSYATSGWLADIRGLRQNEDAGGLVSDLPALSFPTDSRGVVPRPVTEVAVTDSLERQLSEMGLLPLCDCKDTPMAVFASGQSLQRAKVYDDANATANAKISAMLPYILTVSQFAHYIKSIARAKVGSFATASELERILHDWIVEYVTTDREASASVKSSKPLREADISVQPDPSRPGSFRCIMRLAPHYELDEMVGSVRLSTILGSE from the coding sequence GTGCTCGACGCCGATCCTAGCCCCAAAGCGACGCCAGGAAGCGAACAAGGCTTCGCATCTGAGTCGGTCGCGGATTCGTTGTTGGACAGCGTCCTTGGTCGATCGGGCGGTCCCTCGTCGGCGACGGATGCCAAAGCCAAATCGTCAACCGGGGCTCCGTGCACGCTTGATGCTTTCCTAAAAAGCAATCAAGTTGGCGAGTTGTTGGACCTGTGGCTGGGCCCAAGTTGGCGTGAGAACCCTCGTTACGACTCGGGCGACGCGATCGCGACACGATTGAGCGCCGATATTGCCGCGATTGACACCCTGCTTGGCGATCAGGTTAACGCAATCTTGCACAGCCCGCGATTTCAGAAGCTCGAGGCCTCATGGCGCGGCTTGGCTTTTTTGGTTCGGCGGGGAGATATCGAAAGTGATCCGCTGATCAAGATCCGGATGCTGTCGGTCAGTTGGGCTGAATTGGAGAAGGACTTTGAACGCTCGGTCGAATTTGATCAGAGTCAAATGTTCAAGAAGGTTTACGAGGATTGCTTCGGAACGGCCGGCGGAGAACCGTTTGGCTTGATGGTTGGTGATTACGAGATCAGTCATCGTGTAACGGCGAAGCAGCGGCATAATGACGTGTTCGTGCTGAGATCGATTGCCGGCGTGGCAGCGAGTGCATTTTGTCCGTTTTTATGTGCAGCTCATCCCGACTTGTTGGATTTTGAGTCGTTTTCGCAGTTGCAGGTCACTCGAGACCATCGCGAGCGGCTGTCTCGACCGGACTACCTGAAATGGAATAGCCTCCGTGACGAAGAGGATGCTCGTTTTGTCGGTGTGCTGCTGCCGCGGATTCTGATGCGTGGCCCCTACGAAGACGACGGCAGCCGAATCGATCAATTCGTCTTTTCCGAGGATGTTCGCAAGCCCGATTGCAGTGGTTATTTGTGGGGCAATCCAGCCTACGCTTACGCTGCGGTCGCGATGCGTTCGTATGCAACGAGTGGTTGGTTAGCTGACATTCGTGGGCTGCGACAAAACGAGGATGCCGGAGGGTTGGTGAGCGATTTGCCAGCGTTGAGCTTTCCCACCGATTCACGTGGGGTGGTCCCGCGACCCGTTACGGAAGTCGCGGTCACGGACTCGCTTGAACGGCAACTCAGCGAAATGGGGCTGTTACCGCTTTGTGATTGTAAGGATACGCCGATGGCCGTGTTCGCCAGCGGTCAATCCTTGCAACGTGCCAAGGTGTATGACGACGCCAATGCGACGGCGAACGCAAAAATCAGTGCGATGTTACCCTACATCCTGACCGTCTCGCAATTTGCACATTACATCAAATCGATCGCCAGGGCCAAAGTCGGCTCGTTCGCTACGGCATCCGAGTTGGAGCGAATTTTGCACGATTGGATTGTCGAATACGTGACGACCGACCGCGAGGCCTCCGCGTCTGTCAAAAGCAGCAAACCGCTCCGCGAAGCGGACATTTCGGTGCAGCCCGATCCGAGTCGGCCGGGATCGTTTCGCTGCATCATGCGATTGGCCCCTCATTATGAACTGGATGAGATGGTCGGCAGCGTGCGGCTAAGCACGATTTTGGGAAGTGAATAG
- a CDS encoding type VI secretion system accessory protein TagJ, which produces MNMTPSELYQAGQLDEAVQRSVELVKKNPADSNLRFQLAELSCIAGDLERADRQMETVSNQDTQAAMAAALFRQLVRAELSRRECFCSGRMPEFIGTPSPQLQNHVRALTAIRENDLVEAAKWIGAVDESAPKHTKGWIVNDNSVTAIRDLDDVLAPILEVHTSTGKYFWIQWDQIVALEVHPPKRSIDLLWRQASLSIESGPDGEVYLPAIYLDPDGQPATDASLRLGRSTDWVESGDSIVRGRGQKTLLAGDVDLPFMSLVTIERQE; this is translated from the coding sequence ATGAACATGACACCGAGCGAGCTTTACCAGGCAGGACAACTTGATGAAGCGGTCCAGCGGTCGGTCGAACTTGTCAAAAAGAACCCGGCTGACAGTAACCTTCGTTTTCAGTTAGCCGAGTTGTCCTGTATCGCCGGCGACCTCGAACGAGCCGATCGCCAAATGGAGACGGTTTCCAATCAGGATACTCAGGCGGCAATGGCCGCCGCACTGTTTCGGCAACTCGTTCGCGCCGAGTTATCGCGTCGCGAGTGTTTTTGTTCCGGGAGGATGCCAGAGTTCATTGGCACACCCTCACCGCAACTGCAGAACCATGTGCGAGCGCTGACGGCGATACGCGAAAACGACTTGGTGGAGGCCGCGAAATGGATCGGAGCGGTCGATGAGTCGGCACCTAAACACACCAAGGGATGGATCGTCAACGACAACAGCGTTACCGCGATTCGCGATCTCGACGATGTACTCGCACCGATTTTGGAGGTCCATACATCGACGGGAAAGTACTTCTGGATCCAGTGGGATCAAATCGTTGCACTCGAAGTTCATCCGCCCAAACGATCGATCGATTTGCTTTGGCGTCAGGCTTCGTTGTCCATCGAATCGGGGCCGGACGGCGAAGTCTATTTGCCGGCAATTTATCTTGATCCAGATGGGCAACCGGCAACCGACGCAAGTTTGCGACTCGGACGCAGCACCGATTGGGTCGAAAGCGGTGATTCGATTGTTCGCGGCCGAGGACAAAAAACCTTGCTTGCTGGCGACGTTGATTTACCGTTCATGAGTTTGGTAACGATCGAGCGTCAGGAGTAG
- the tssE gene encoding type VI secretion system baseplate subunit TssE translates to MSRIPNDTRLIPSILDRLIDLQPDRKTELPASRTQVLQQVKTSVGRDLQNLLNTRCRATGYPEGLEQLGTSLVAYGIPDCVGINTGSREQQETLRRMIQRAVEVFEPRLISIRVSTADTNDPSDRTMRFRIDAMLKIDPAPEPVAYDSWLDATVGDFSVQGVRR, encoded by the coding sequence ATGTCTCGCATTCCCAATGACACCAGACTGATCCCCAGCATACTGGATCGATTGATCGATCTGCAGCCAGATCGCAAGACCGAACTGCCTGCTAGCCGTACTCAGGTGTTACAGCAAGTGAAGACGAGCGTAGGGCGTGACTTGCAAAACTTGCTCAACACTCGCTGCCGTGCCACGGGATATCCCGAAGGGCTCGAGCAGTTGGGTACTTCGCTCGTCGCCTATGGCATCCCCGATTGTGTCGGCATCAACACCGGCTCGCGAGAACAGCAAGAAACGTTGCGGAGGATGATCCAGCGAGCGGTAGAGGTGTTCGAGCCTCGATTGATCAGCATTCGTGTTTCGACGGCCGACACCAATGACCCCTCGGATCGAACGATGCGATTCCGAATTGATGCGATGTTGAAAATCGATCCCGCTCCCGAGCCGGTTGCTTACGATAGTTGGCTCGACGCGACCGTCGGTGATTTCTCGGTGCAAGGAGTGCGGCGGTGA